A DNA window from Deinococcus malanensis contains the following coding sequences:
- a CDS encoding carboxypeptidase M32: MNEFQQRSAEINDLLCVLNLLTWDTRTQMPPGGSHTRAQQTATLSGLTQQRLLDPAFERAAQAALSAAESGSVSARAAQQAIHAVSALKRVPVELTRDLALTKSAAQDAWADARAHSDFQRFAPHLTRMVDLQRRLADALGYGAHPYDALLNLYEPGLTTETLWELFSPLRTHHLSLLREVQAQPQPRLDFLARDYDISAQQVLALELAQAIGYDLPRGRLDASAHPFEISFTRADVRITTRYRPDFLPGALFGVLHEAGHAMYEQGVSPKLSRSVLTSDLLGLYAVGGASYGTHESQSRLWENRVGRSRAFWDQHYPRAQALFPSQLADVTVDEFHRAVNRVQPSLIRVNADELTYDLHIMLRVDIESALIAGDLQVQDLPEMWNARIESDLGLQVPDDARGVLQDIHWSAGLFGSFPTYTVGNIMAAQFFEAAHAALPDLDASLAQGEYRPLLTWLTEQVYQHGRTFTPHELLERTTGRGLDATPYLTYLSSKYRDLYGLTVEETA, from the coding sequence GTGAATGAATTTCAGCAACGGTCGGCCGAAATCAACGATCTGCTCTGTGTCCTCAATCTGCTGACCTGGGACACACGCACCCAGATGCCCCCGGGCGGCAGCCACACCCGGGCGCAGCAGACCGCTACCCTGAGCGGCCTCACTCAGCAGCGCCTCCTCGATCCGGCGTTCGAGCGTGCGGCGCAGGCCGCGCTGAGCGCCGCAGAGTCCGGCAGCGTCTCGGCCCGTGCGGCTCAGCAGGCCATCCATGCGGTCAGTGCCCTGAAACGGGTGCCAGTCGAACTGACCCGCGACCTGGCCCTGACCAAAAGCGCTGCTCAGGACGCCTGGGCGGACGCGCGGGCCCACAGCGACTTCCAGCGGTTCGCGCCGCACCTCACACGCATGGTGGACCTCCAGCGCCGCCTGGCAGACGCGCTCGGGTACGGTGCCCATCCTTACGACGCGCTGCTTAACCTGTACGAGCCTGGCCTCACGACGGAGACACTCTGGGAGTTATTCTCGCCACTGCGCACGCACCACCTGTCCCTGCTGCGCGAAGTCCAGGCGCAGCCCCAGCCGCGTCTGGACTTCCTGGCGCGCGACTACGACATCAGCGCACAACAGGTCCTCGCCCTGGAGCTTGCGCAGGCCATCGGGTACGACCTCCCGCGGGGCCGACTCGACGCGTCCGCGCATCCTTTCGAGATCAGCTTCACCCGCGCGGACGTGCGCATCACCACCCGCTACCGTCCAGACTTCCTGCCCGGCGCGTTGTTCGGGGTGCTGCACGAGGCGGGACATGCCATGTACGAACAGGGCGTTTCTCCCAAACTGAGCCGCAGTGTCCTCACGTCTGACCTGCTGGGACTGTACGCCGTGGGCGGTGCAAGCTACGGTACGCACGAGAGCCAGTCGCGATTATGGGAAAACCGGGTCGGCCGCTCCCGCGCGTTCTGGGACCAACATTACCCGCGGGCGCAGGCCCTTTTTCCCTCACAACTCGCGGACGTGACGGTTGACGAGTTTCACCGCGCCGTGAACCGGGTGCAGCCCAGCCTGATCCGCGTGAACGCCGACGAACTCACCTATGACCTGCACATCATGCTGCGCGTTGATATCGAGTCGGCCCTCATCGCCGGCGACCTCCAGGTGCAGGACCTCCCGGAGATGTGGAATGCCCGCATCGAGTCTGACCTGGGCCTGCAGGTGCCTGACGACGCACGGGGCGTGCTGCAGGACATCCACTGGTCAGCGGGCCTGTTTGGTTCCTTCCCGACGTACACGGTCGGCAACATCATGGCCGCGCAGTTTTTCGAAGCGGCGCACGCTGCGCTCCCCGACCTCGATGCGTCCCTGGCCCAGGGAGAGTACCGCCCGCTCCTCACCTGGCTGACCGAGCAGGTGTACCAGCACGGCCGGACCTTCACCCCTCACGAACTCCTGGAACGCACGACTGGACGCGGCCTGGACGCGACACCCTACCTGACGTACTTGAGCAGCAAATACCGTGACCTTTACGGCCTCACGGTAGAGGAGACAGCATGA
- a CDS encoding SDR family oxidoreductase, which produces MTRRSDGLAGKVAVVTGASSGIGAATALALAAHGASVVLVARREDRLQDLARQVQSTGGHAEVAVADIADEAQARLTVERAVSVFGRVDILVNNAGLMLLGPVTGADTTDWRRMIDVNLLGLMYTTHAAIPHMRTQGGGHIVNISSVSGRGASPTSAGYSASKWGVGGFSEGLRQEVRLDRIRVTVIEPGVVATELTDHITHQDTKVAYEGRIQTMIPLESEDIAAAVVYAVTQPERVNVNEILIRPLDQG; this is translated from the coding sequence ATGACACGACGGTCTGATGGTCTGGCAGGGAAGGTCGCGGTCGTCACGGGCGCGAGCAGCGGCATCGGTGCGGCCACCGCCCTCGCGCTGGCGGCGCATGGAGCGAGTGTGGTGCTGGTCGCGCGGCGCGAGGACCGCCTGCAGGACCTCGCGCGTCAGGTCCAGAGCACCGGGGGTCACGCGGAGGTGGCCGTTGCGGATATCGCGGATGAAGCCCAGGCACGTCTCACGGTAGAGCGCGCCGTGAGCGTGTTCGGGCGGGTGGACATCCTGGTAAACAACGCGGGGTTGATGCTGCTCGGCCCGGTTACCGGCGCCGACACGACCGACTGGCGCCGCATGATCGACGTGAACCTGCTGGGGCTGATGTACACCACCCACGCGGCGATTCCTCACATGCGCACGCAGGGCGGTGGGCATATCGTCAATATCTCCTCCGTCTCCGGACGCGGCGCGAGCCCGACCTCTGCGGGGTACAGTGCGTCCAAGTGGGGCGTCGGCGGCTTCAGCGAGGGCCTGCGGCAGGAAGTCCGGCTGGACCGCATCCGCGTGACGGTGATCGAGCCGGGCGTCGTGGCCACCGAACTGACCGATCACATCACCCACCAGGACACCAAGGTCGCCTACGAGGGCCGCATCCAGACCATGATTCCTCTGGAGTCCGAGGACATCGCCGCGGCCGTCGTGTATGCCGTGACTCAACCGGAGCGGGTCAACGTCAACGAGATCCTGATCCGGCCACTCGACCAGGGATGA
- a CDS encoding amidase — MPDFGVLFASIPQVAARYRAGTLSPVDVTRASLSRIEELNPALNAFITVTADLALAQAVHAETELRSGLDRGPLHGIPVALKDLTDTAGVRTTCGSRVLADHIPDKDADVTVRLREAGAVLLGKTNLLEFAYGIVHPDYGQTNNPWDVTRTSGGSSGGSAAAVAAGLCFAAFGTDTGGSIRIPAAYCGVTGFKPTYGLVRLDGVFPLSWSLDHGGPVARSSGDAALMLAALTGRPHNAAPRDLHGVRLGVLVEHTRGPEMQPGVAEVFERACDALRAAGAVLVQVRVPGLDLVEAAMMHVLQPEASAVHTAWLQQSPEKYAPDTRTQLEQGFEVSAVNHVRAQQFRRNLVRDFLAALTDVEAVLTPTVAWVAPHEDPVVSGDEGFAEARRTAPANLTGFPALSLNAGFSQGLPVGLQITTRPGEDARALSLGASVEALLNANRIPPLGSSPPFKRTAP, encoded by the coding sequence ATGCCTGACTTTGGCGTCCTGTTCGCGTCCATTCCGCAGGTGGCGGCGCGCTACCGTGCCGGCACCCTTTCGCCTGTCGACGTCACCCGCGCGTCTCTCTCACGCATCGAGGAACTGAACCCGGCACTGAATGCCTTCATTACTGTCACGGCGGATCTGGCCCTTGCTCAGGCGGTACACGCTGAAACAGAACTGCGCAGCGGACTGGACCGGGGACCGCTGCACGGGATTCCCGTCGCGCTCAAGGACCTCACGGACACTGCAGGGGTGCGCACCACCTGCGGCTCCCGCGTTCTGGCGGACCATATCCCGGACAAGGACGCGGACGTCACGGTGCGGCTCCGTGAGGCAGGCGCGGTCCTGCTCGGCAAAACGAACCTGCTGGAGTTCGCGTACGGCATCGTGCACCCGGATTACGGGCAGACGAACAATCCGTGGGATGTGACGCGCACGTCCGGAGGCAGCAGTGGCGGATCCGCGGCGGCGGTCGCGGCCGGCCTGTGTTTCGCGGCATTCGGCACAGACACGGGCGGTTCCATCCGCATTCCTGCGGCGTACTGCGGCGTGACTGGATTCAAACCCACCTACGGCCTGGTGCGACTTGACGGTGTGTTTCCCTTGTCCTGGTCGCTGGACCACGGCGGTCCGGTCGCGCGCAGCAGCGGTGACGCCGCCCTGATGCTCGCCGCCCTCACCGGACGACCACACAACGCTGCGCCACGCGACCTGCACGGCGTCCGCCTTGGCGTTCTGGTTGAGCACACCCGGGGCCCGGAAATGCAGCCTGGAGTCGCGGAGGTCTTCGAACGTGCCTGTGACGCCCTGCGCGCAGCCGGGGCAGTCCTGGTTCAGGTTCGCGTCCCGGGACTCGACCTGGTGGAGGCCGCGATGATGCACGTGCTGCAGCCCGAAGCGAGCGCCGTCCATACGGCGTGGCTGCAGCAGTCCCCTGAGAAGTACGCTCCGGACACCCGGACGCAGCTCGAACAGGGTTTCGAAGTCAGCGCGGTGAATCATGTGCGCGCGCAACAGTTCCGCCGCAACCTCGTGCGTGACTTCCTCGCGGCTCTCACTGACGTCGAGGCGGTCCTCACGCCAACGGTCGCCTGGGTCGCGCCCCACGAAGACCCGGTCGTGTCGGGGGACGAAGGTTTTGCCGAAGCGCGCCGCACGGCACCCGCCAACCTCACAGGATTCCCGGCCCTGAGCCTGAACGCAGGGTTCTCGCAGGGCCTGCCGGTTGGTTTACAGATCACGACCAGGCCTGGTGAGGATGCCCGTGCACTCTCACTCGGCGCGAGCGTCGAAGCGCTCCTGAACGCGAACCGGATCCCGCCACTCGGGAGCTCCCCACCATTCAAAAGGACGGCCCCATGA
- a CDS encoding SDR family NAD(P)-dependent oxidoreductase produces the protein MNVRFDGQTVIVTGAAHGFGRAISLAFAARGANVWACDVNDAGLRETEALSAEREAPLQVRTVDVSNREAVQALVKEASGGERVDVLVNNAGGVLGQVGRPLEQIGQDDWHAIFRVNLDGAFYFSQAVAPLMKARGAGRIVNISSGAGLGVSLTGIQAYASAKAAQIGLTRQLAHELGAWGITVNNVAPGFVRSNPTTERQWESYGEEGQRRLIDNIAMKRLGSPDDIAHAVLFFASEYAGWVTGQILSVDGGK, from the coding sequence ATGAACGTCCGCTTCGACGGCCAGACCGTCATCGTGACGGGTGCGGCGCATGGTTTCGGCCGGGCAATCAGCCTGGCGTTCGCTGCACGCGGGGCCAACGTCTGGGCCTGTGACGTGAACGATGCCGGGCTCCGGGAAACGGAGGCCCTCTCAGCTGAACGGGAGGCTCCTTTGCAGGTTCGCACGGTCGATGTCTCGAACCGGGAGGCCGTGCAGGCCCTGGTGAAGGAAGCTTCGGGGGGAGAGCGGGTGGACGTTCTCGTGAACAACGCGGGGGGCGTGCTCGGTCAGGTCGGGCGGCCCCTGGAGCAGATCGGCCAGGACGACTGGCACGCGATCTTCCGGGTGAACCTGGACGGCGCGTTCTATTTCAGTCAGGCGGTCGCGCCGCTGATGAAAGCCCGGGGTGCCGGGCGTATTGTCAACATCAGCAGTGGCGCCGGGCTGGGCGTGAGTCTCACGGGCATCCAGGCTTACGCGAGTGCGAAGGCCGCGCAGATCGGCCTGACCCGGCAGCTGGCGCACGAACTCGGCGCGTGGGGCATCACCGTGAACAACGTCGCGCCCGGCTTCGTGCGGAGCAATCCCACCACCGAGCGGCAGTGGGAAAGTTACGGTGAGGAGGGGCAACGCCGCCTGATCGACAACATCGCCATGAAACGCCTCGGCAGTCCCGATGACATCGCGCACGCCGTCCTGTTCTTCGCGTCAGAGTACGCCGGCTGGGTGACCGGGCAGATCCTCAGCGTGGATGGAGGCAAATGA
- a CDS encoding dipeptidase translates to MDDVLTYLHEHYERHLEDLRAFVGIPSVSTEEQRAPDVRRAAEWVAARLGSAGLTDVLVHETPGHPVVTASWTNLPGAPTILIYGHYDVQPPDPLDRWDSPPFEATERDGKLFARGVSDDKAPMLIPIRVIEAFLKVHGALPVNVKLLFEGEEEIGSPHLGAFVRGHAAQLQADFVLSADGGMWRADVPTLTVSARGLTALEFTVRGPGRDLHSGRHGGGLHNPLHVIARMVASLHDPEGRVSVDGFYNDVSPLSPDIRADTAALPFSDETYLREVDAPGTFGEPGYSTLERQWYRPTLELNGLWGGYTGQGVKTVLPSEAHAKITCRLVPGQDPDRVRERIQDHLRLHAPPGVTVTFKGGGHGAPAYRIPPEHVGLRVAREALRSVYGQEPLMVGMGGSIPICDTFREALGMDTVFFSFAVGDENIHAPNEFFRLTRFQEGAQAWSAYFGALARSRDSVATAGG, encoded by the coding sequence ATGGATGACGTCTTGACCTACCTGCACGAGCACTACGAGCGCCACCTGGAAGACCTGCGGGCGTTCGTAGGCATACCGAGTGTCAGCACTGAAGAGCAGCGCGCGCCTGACGTGCGCCGAGCAGCCGAATGGGTGGCCGCGCGACTCGGCTCTGCCGGTCTCACTGACGTCCTGGTGCATGAGACGCCAGGACACCCGGTCGTGACCGCGTCATGGACCAACCTTCCCGGTGCACCGACCATCCTCATTTACGGTCATTACGATGTGCAACCGCCCGACCCGCTCGACCGGTGGGACAGCCCGCCGTTCGAGGCCACCGAGCGGGACGGGAAGCTGTTCGCGCGGGGCGTGTCGGATGACAAGGCGCCCATGCTGATCCCCATCCGGGTGATCGAGGCGTTCCTGAAGGTCCACGGGGCACTCCCGGTCAACGTGAAGCTGCTGTTCGAGGGCGAGGAAGAGATCGGCAGCCCGCACCTCGGGGCATTCGTGCGTGGTCACGCCGCACAGCTCCAGGCGGACTTCGTCCTGTCCGCCGATGGGGGCATGTGGCGCGCCGACGTCCCGACCCTGACCGTGAGCGCGCGCGGGTTGACAGCGCTGGAGTTCACCGTGCGTGGCCCGGGGAGGGACCTGCACTCCGGGCGTCATGGAGGTGGGCTCCACAACCCCCTCCACGTCATCGCGAGGATGGTTGCGAGTCTGCACGATCCGGAAGGCCGGGTGAGTGTTGACGGCTTCTACAACGACGTTTCGCCTCTTTCGCCTGACATCCGGGCGGACACGGCGGCCCTGCCCTTCAGTGACGAGACGTACTTGAGGGAAGTCGACGCGCCCGGCACCTTTGGAGAACCGGGCTACAGCACCCTGGAACGCCAGTGGTACCGTCCAACCCTCGAACTCAACGGACTGTGGGGCGGGTACACCGGCCAGGGCGTCAAAACTGTCCTGCCGAGCGAGGCGCACGCGAAAATAACCTGCCGGCTCGTGCCAGGTCAGGATCCGGACCGGGTCCGGGAGCGAATCCAGGACCATCTGCGGCTGCATGCCCCCCCGGGGGTCACGGTCACGTTCAAGGGCGGCGGGCACGGAGCGCCTGCCTACCGGATTCCGCCAGAGCACGTGGGACTGCGGGTCGCGCGTGAGGCCCTCAGAAGCGTGTACGGTCAGGAACCCCTGATGGTGGGCATGGGCGGCTCGATTCCCATCTGTGACACGTTCCGTGAAGCGCTCGGCATGGACACGGTGTTCTTCTCGTTCGCGGTGGGCGACGAGAACATTCATGCCCCCAACGAGTTCTTCCGCCTCACCCGGTTTCAGGAGGGCGCGCAGGCCTGGTCGGCGTACTTCGGGGCGCTTGCCCGCTCGCGTGATTCCGTGGCCACGGCTGGAGGGTGA
- a CDS encoding succinylglutamate desuccinylase/aspartoacylase family protein, translated as MYDLIRSTPLGTTVRGVLDAPLAPETRVPYTVVRGLEDGPTLLVTAGVHGAEYASIDAAYLLAQTDPGTLHGTLVVLPIVNPSAFWQRSIYVNPIDRRNLNRLFPGRARGTYAEQLASWLHEEFLSHADALIDLHGGDLVEALEPFSVYVRGHEPSRQLALAVGLPHLIASESRGMTYEVSRTHGIPALIAEAGGQGLRGAADVALLVRGVHNGMRHLGMLSGDPEPRAEVTEHDAFAWLAAPAAGLWHPSVTAGALVSKGQELGTLRGMDGQDLQTFSAQDSGVVLFLVTSLAMNVGDPMLAIGVPASRPAESLPAAVGAVQAES; from the coding sequence ATGTACGACCTGATCCGGTCCACGCCTCTCGGCACGACCGTGCGCGGAGTGCTCGACGCGCCCCTCGCACCCGAAACCCGCGTGCCCTATACCGTGGTGCGCGGGCTGGAGGACGGGCCAACCCTGTTGGTGACGGCCGGCGTGCATGGTGCGGAGTACGCCAGTATCGACGCGGCCTACCTGCTCGCCCAGACCGACCCGGGGACCCTGCACGGAACGCTGGTGGTTCTGCCCATCGTGAATCCCAGTGCGTTCTGGCAGCGCAGCATCTATGTGAACCCCATTGACAGGCGCAATCTGAACCGCCTGTTTCCCGGGCGGGCGCGCGGAACGTATGCCGAACAGCTGGCCTCATGGCTGCACGAGGAGTTTCTGTCGCATGCAGACGCCTTGATCGACCTGCACGGTGGGGACCTCGTGGAAGCGCTGGAACCTTTCTCGGTCTACGTGCGGGGTCATGAGCCGTCTCGCCAACTGGCACTCGCGGTGGGATTGCCGCACCTGATTGCCAGCGAGAGCCGCGGCATGACGTACGAGGTGAGCCGCACGCATGGTATCCCCGCCCTTATCGCAGAGGCGGGTGGTCAGGGCCTGCGCGGTGCGGCGGACGTGGCCCTGCTGGTGCGGGGAGTTCACAATGGCATGCGTCATCTTGGCATGCTCTCTGGTGACCCTGAGCCGCGTGCCGAAGTCACCGAGCATGATGCGTTTGCCTGGCTGGCCGCACCGGCCGCAGGCTTATGGCACCCGAGCGTGACCGCCGGGGCGCTGGTGTCGAAAGGGCAGGAGCTTGGAACCCTGCGGGGCATGGATGGACAGGACCTGCAAACCTTCTCCGCGCAGGACAGCGGCGTTGTCCTGTTCCTTGTGACGAGTCTCGCCATGAACGTAGGGGACCCGATGCTCGCGATCGGCGTTCCCGCTTCCCGGCCTGCCGAATCACTTCCTGCCGCTGTTGGAGCAGTTCAGGCCGAGAGCTGA
- a CDS encoding pyridoxal phosphate-dependent aminotransferase, which produces MHPSPPFQLSARVRTLKPSSTVGVLSRALELQRQGVDVITMSVGEPDFDTPPHIKAAAIAAIESGRTKYTPVNGLPELREAISAKFRDENGLTYAPEAVTVTNGGKQALYNAFFALLNPGDEVLIPSPYWVSYPEMVALTGALPVAVPTPPHSGFLLNPADLEARITPRTRMIVLNSPGNPTGAVFPPEVLRAVADLAQRHGIMIVTDEMYEHLVYDAEQVSIGRWAPEHTLTVTGASKAYAMTGWRIGYAGGPLPVIAAMHALQSQSTSGASSVSQYAAMAALTQREETAGFILTARAAYRERRDRLVAGLNALGLRTPTPQGAFYVLADTTPLHPDEGEAARLLLDEARVAVVPGTDFQAPGQVRLSFATSLETIEEALQRIAQLLGEQP; this is translated from the coding sequence ATGCATCCTTCCCCTCCCTTCCAGCTTTCTGCGCGCGTGCGGACTCTTAAGCCGTCCTCCACGGTAGGTGTACTCTCACGGGCCCTGGAACTTCAGCGGCAGGGCGTAGACGTGATCACCATGAGTGTGGGCGAGCCAGATTTCGACACACCGCCGCACATCAAGGCCGCCGCCATCGCTGCGATCGAATCCGGCAGGACAAAGTACACCCCTGTGAATGGCCTTCCCGAGCTGCGCGAGGCGATCAGTGCCAAATTTCGTGACGAGAACGGCCTGACGTACGCGCCCGAGGCGGTCACTGTCACGAATGGCGGAAAGCAGGCCCTGTACAACGCTTTTTTCGCCCTGCTCAACCCCGGCGACGAAGTGCTGATTCCCTCACCTTACTGGGTCAGCTACCCAGAAATGGTCGCCCTCACCGGTGCCCTCCCCGTGGCAGTGCCCACCCCGCCACACTCCGGCTTCCTGCTTAACCCGGCCGACCTGGAGGCACGGATAACGCCCCGCACCCGGATGATCGTGCTGAACAGCCCGGGCAACCCCACGGGCGCAGTCTTCCCGCCCGAGGTGCTACGGGCTGTGGCGGATCTCGCCCAACGCCACGGGATCATGATCGTCACTGATGAGATGTACGAGCACCTGGTTTATGACGCCGAACAGGTCAGCATCGGGCGCTGGGCCCCAGAACACACCCTCACGGTCACCGGCGCGAGCAAAGCGTATGCGATGACCGGGTGGCGCATCGGGTACGCGGGAGGCCCCCTGCCCGTTATCGCTGCGATGCACGCCTTGCAATCACAGAGCACTTCGGGTGCCAGCTCGGTGAGCCAGTACGCCGCAATGGCGGCCCTGACCCAGCGGGAGGAGACCGCGGGCTTCATCCTCACCGCCCGTGCGGCCTACCGGGAGCGGCGTGACCGCCTCGTGGCCGGTCTCAATGCACTCGGCTTGCGCACCCCCACGCCGCAAGGGGCCTTTTATGTTCTGGCCGACACGACTCCGCTGCACCCCGACGAAGGAGAAGCTGCGCGCCTTCTCCTGGACGAGGCACGGGTGGCGGTCGTCCCGGGTACGGATTTCCAGGCTCCCGGTCAGGTGCGGCTGAGTTTTGCCACGAGTCTGGAGACCATTGAGGAAGCGCTGCAGCGTATCGCACAACTGCTAGGTGAGCAGCCGTAG
- a CDS encoding LiaF domain-containing protein: MSSHQSARFVIAPLSLALVGGVVAAVTYRSVNLTLTHAAGDLHVSRQDSASPTLGARNVRVQNGSALVNAAHGAGTWRVGLSPKLPVNLTVRHEAGDISLNLRGLNVPSLSVQQTAGDVDVHLSAAPLSGSFALGQGDLVLALPAGVGLKLNARVGQGHVKFQGRPVDEGMNVAGVYQTSNYAAARTRINLTASLETGSVTVR, encoded by the coding sequence TTGAGCAGCCACCAATCCGCCCGTTTCGTTATTGCGCCCCTGTCCCTCGCCCTGGTGGGAGGTGTCGTGGCCGCCGTTACCTACCGCTCGGTGAATCTCACCCTGACGCATGCCGCCGGGGACCTGCACGTCTCCCGCCAGGATTCTGCCTCTCCCACCCTGGGTGCACGGAATGTACGCGTACAAAACGGGAGCGCTCTGGTGAACGCCGCGCACGGAGCCGGCACGTGGAGGGTTGGCCTCAGCCCGAAGCTTCCAGTCAACCTCACCGTCCGCCACGAGGCAGGCGACATTTCCCTGAACCTGCGAGGCCTGAATGTGCCCAGTCTAAGCGTCCAGCAGACTGCAGGTGATGTGGACGTGCACCTGAGCGCCGCGCCGCTGTCAGGGAGCTTCGCGCTTGGACAGGGCGACCTTGTTCTCGCGCTACCGGCCGGCGTGGGTCTCAAGCTCAACGCCCGCGTCGGACAGGGTCACGTGAAATTCCAGGGCCGCCCTGTAGATGAGGGGATGAATGTCGCCGGAGTGTACCAGACGTCGAATTACGCGGCCGCCCGCACCAGAATAAACCTGACCGCGTCCCTGGAAACCGGTTCCGTGACCGTACGGTAA
- a CDS encoding tyrosine-type recombinase/integrase translates to MAKRSNGEGSIYQLADGTWRASITVQTDGLGRPKRKSVRGRTQKQVREKLRVLQRLKEENALVDPSRMTVKDFMDVWMRDTTLDLKASTVQKRADIIKLYVNPHLGLKHLQKLTPLDVQQWQTTLLASRRQPSTRKRKAGDPPPEPGPPLSPTTVAGALTLLGTAMKHAMQLGLIYRNPVEAVKRVKVARREFQVWEPSEVQALIAAVLDDRLYGLVYLALTTGMRRGELCGLRWSDIQRGVIHVQQSCVLVGNQATLTTPKTKASRRRIPLPPDTLDALRVHRDRQALERDTAGDEWQEHGLVFPTSVGTVYHPRNLLRDWYVLLDSAKVRRIRIHDIRHTYASLAIYQGLDPKVLADRMGHSRASISLDIYGHVFEEQRDRAAISLKDLVTRADRNSDPLAP, encoded by the coding sequence ATGGCTAAACGATCCAACGGCGAGGGCAGCATCTACCAATTGGCCGACGGCACCTGGCGCGCCTCGATCACCGTCCAGACCGACGGCCTCGGCCGCCCCAAACGCAAGAGCGTGCGCGGCAGAACCCAGAAGCAGGTCCGCGAGAAACTCCGCGTCCTCCAACGCCTCAAGGAAGAAAACGCCCTCGTCGACCCCAGCCGCATGACCGTCAAGGACTTCATGGACGTCTGGATGCGCGACACCACCCTCGACCTGAAAGCCAGCACCGTTCAGAAACGCGCGGACATCATCAAGCTGTACGTCAACCCCCACCTGGGCCTCAAGCACCTCCAGAAGCTCACCCCGCTCGACGTGCAGCAGTGGCAGACCACCCTCCTCGCCAGCCGCCGGCAGCCCAGCACCAGGAAACGCAAGGCCGGCGATCCACCCCCCGAGCCCGGTCCACCCCTCTCCCCCACCACCGTGGCCGGCGCGCTGACCCTGCTGGGTACCGCGATGAAGCACGCCATGCAGCTGGGCCTGATCTACCGCAACCCGGTCGAAGCCGTGAAGCGCGTGAAGGTCGCCCGGCGCGAATTCCAGGTGTGGGAGCCGTCCGAGGTGCAGGCCCTGATCGCGGCCGTCCTGGACGACCGGCTGTACGGCCTGGTGTACCTGGCCCTGACGACCGGCATGCGCCGCGGTGAGTTGTGCGGCCTGCGCTGGAGTGACATCCAGCGGGGCGTGATTCACGTTCAGCAGAGCTGCGTGCTGGTCGGGAACCAGGCCACGCTGACCACACCGAAGACCAAAGCCAGCCGGCGCCGCATTCCCCTGCCTCCGGATACGCTCGACGCCCTGCGCGTCCACCGGGACCGGCAAGCCCTGGAGCGTGACACGGCCGGGGACGAGTGGCAGGAGCACGGCCTGGTGTTCCCGACTTCCGTGGGGACGGTCTACCACCCGCGCAACCTGCTGCGGGACTGGTACGTGCTTTTGGACAGCGCGAAGGTGCGGCGCATCCGGATTCATGACATCCGGCACACGTACGCGTCGCTGGCCATTTACCAGGGGCTGGACCCGAAGGTGCTGGCGGACCGCATGGGCCACAGCCGGGCGAGTATCAGCCTGGATATCTACGGTCATGTGTTCGAGGAGCAGCGGGACCGGGCGGCGATCAGCCTGAAGGATCTGGTGACCCGGGCGGACCGGAACAGTGACCCGCTGGCGCCCTGA